A DNA window from Vagococcus penaei contains the following coding sequences:
- the dhaM gene encoding dihydroxyacetone kinase phosphoryl donor subunit DhaM — MTLGVVLVSHVPEVVAGIERLIREVAKDVSITTAGGTEDGAVGTSFDKIMTAFNDNEATQLLAFYDLGSAKMNLEMAMEMTDKEITLFDTAFIESSYTAAALIQAGADFAAIDEQLASLKIK, encoded by the coding sequence ATGACATTAGGTGTTGTATTAGTATCACATGTACCAGAAGTAGTCGCAGGTATCGAGCGTTTAATTCGCGAAGTAGCCAAGGATGTATCAATTACAACTGCTGGTGGGACTGAAGACGGTGCTGTGGGAACTAGTTTTGATAAAATTATGACTGCGTTTAATGACAATGAAGCCACTCAGCTACTCGCATTTTATGATTTAGGTAGTGCTAAAATGAATTTAGAGATGGCAATGGAAATGACGGATAAAGAAATAACGTTATTTGATACAGCTTTTATTGAAAGTAGTTATACGGCTGCTGCTTTAATTCAAGCCGGTGCAGATTTTGCAGCTATTGATGAGCAATTGGCTAGCTTGAAAATAAAATAG
- a CDS encoding helix-turn-helix domain-containing protein, which produces MIKGDDDLISELAQTLRRLRKERQLTIEQLAKLADVSGITISNIENNRSNPTINVLWKLSVALQVNLSQLLNYANHQVTVSKLDEHYFLSDLVQGWLVQPVYQESDFDVFRVCLKANSSYEMPKQFEQSIEIITVMQGQLKLTVGKTSYDLQTFDSINFDASVAHKYQNITQQDVWLTIIVKYRNT; this is translated from the coding sequence ATGATTAAAGGAGATGATGATTTAATTAGTGAGTTAGCTCAGACCCTGAGGCGATTACGAAAAGAGAGACAGCTAACAATTGAGCAACTAGCAAAGTTAGCAGATGTAAGTGGTATTACTATTAGTAACATTGAAAATAATCGTTCTAATCCAACAATCAATGTTCTTTGGAAATTATCTGTGGCGCTACAAGTTAATTTGTCACAGTTATTAAACTATGCCAATCATCAAGTAACTGTGTCAAAATTGGATGAACATTATTTTTTAAGTGACTTAGTTCAGGGATGGTTAGTTCAACCAGTGTATCAAGAATCAGATTTTGACGTATTTCGAGTGTGCCTAAAAGCTAATTCAAGTTATGAAATGCCGAAACAATTTGAACAATCTATTGAAATTATCACCGTCATGCAAGGACAGCTAAAATTGACAGTCGGCAAGACAAGCTATGATTTACAAACATTTGATAGTATCAATTTTGATGCGAGCGTTGCGCATAAGTATCAAAATATCACACAGCAGGATGTTTGGTTGACAATTATTGTAAAATATCGGAATACATAA
- a CDS encoding DUF6681 family protein, which translates to MEALLALVFTNISKFLNYLNINPRLQNKIFTVAGVFPTLYILRIVKGYYANKNYWQSAVYLIIFIILMYFIIINFIYYFRDKKVKWDVTNFIEDIVPEDVTFNGDAPTNPASTPVIHGEKLALDLVDEADMILEDIIQKLIDSKQIAHNELSVDTYFLDKYTLIPYYKIRYGELFIGSSYKDMQKIATIHLKENADDLVPLGVFVLGGPYKKDGIIYKEPYAIQLRVKEADKINATESEPTTSDTTIANNKNDTNDNH; encoded by the coding sequence ATGGAAGCTTTATTAGCCTTGGTTTTTACGAATATTAGCAAATTTTTAAATTATTTAAATATCAATCCGCGCTTACAAAATAAAATTTTCACAGTAGCTGGTGTTTTTCCAACACTTTATATTTTACGAATTGTTAAGGGATATTATGCTAATAAAAATTACTGGCAAAGTGCTGTTTATCTTATTATTTTTATTATCTTGATGTATTTTATCATTATTAACTTTATTTATTATTTCCGTGATAAAAAAGTTAAATGGGATGTGACTAATTTTATTGAAGATATCGTACCTGAAGATGTCACATTTAATGGTGATGCTCCAACTAATCCTGCGAGTACACCTGTCATTCATGGTGAAAAATTAGCTCTTGATTTAGTTGATGAGGCGGATATGATACTTGAAGACATTATTCAAAAACTAATTGATTCAAAACAAATTGCCCATAATGAATTATCAGTTGATACTTACTTTCTAGACAAATACACACTTATACCATACTATAAAATTCGCTATGGTGAGCTATTTATCGGGTCAAGTTACAAAGATATGCAAAAAATTGCAACAATTCACTTAAAAGAAAATGCTGATGATCTTGTACCACTTGGAGTTTTTGTTCTAGGTGGTCCTTATAAAAAAGATGGTATAATTTACAAAGAACCTTATGCTATTCAATTACGTGTAAAAGAGGCAGATAAAATCAATGCCACAGAATCAGAGCCAACCACTAGTGATACAACAATTGCAAATAATAAAAATGACACTAACGATAATCACTAA
- a CDS encoding 2-hydroxycarboxylate transporter family protein, translating to MSKFKNIRIGSVTLPVYLSLSAIILITAITQQLPINMLGGFAVILTLGWLLGTIGANIPGLKHFGGPAILSLLVPSILVFFNVINDNVLASTDMLMKQANFLYFYIACLVCGSILGMNRKILVQGLMRMIIPMLLGMILAMGVGTGIGVLLGLDWQHTLFFIVTPVLAGGIGEGILPLSLGYGAIMGVPSEELVGQLIPATIIGNFFAIGFSAVLSRIGEKKPHLSGKGQLVKLSETDDMKDALKEDNSPIDVKLMGAGVLTACTLFITGGLLQYFTGFPGPVLMILVAALLKYINIVPEETQRGSKQLYKFISGNFTFPLMAGLGMLYIPLKDVVGMLNAPYFIVVISVVFTVTMTGFVVSRFMNMYPIEAAIISSCQSGMGGTGDVAILSTTNRMNLMPFAQVATRLGGAITVLSMTALLKFIFI from the coding sequence ATGAGTAAATTCAAAAATATTCGGATAGGTTCGGTCACATTACCTGTCTATCTGTCATTATCAGCAATTATTTTAATTACGGCAATCACACAACAATTGCCTATTAACATGTTAGGTGGTTTTGCTGTCATTTTAACATTAGGTTGGTTACTTGGTACAATAGGTGCCAATATCCCAGGTTTAAAACATTTTGGAGGCCCTGCAATTTTATCTTTATTAGTTCCATCTATTTTGGTCTTTTTTAATGTTATTAACGATAACGTCCTTGCTTCTACAGACATGTTAATGAAACAAGCAAACTTTTTATATTTCTATATTGCCTGTCTAGTTTGTGGTAGTATTCTTGGTATGAACCGTAAAATATTGGTTCAAGGACTAATGCGGATGATTATTCCAATGCTTTTAGGTATGATTTTAGCAATGGGTGTTGGAACAGGAATTGGTGTATTACTTGGATTAGATTGGCAACATACTTTGTTCTTTATTGTTACGCCAGTTTTGGCTGGTGGGATTGGTGAAGGAATTTTACCACTTTCATTAGGTTATGGTGCGATTATGGGTGTACCAAGTGAAGAATTAGTTGGTCAATTAATTCCTGCAACAATTATTGGTAACTTTTTCGCAATCGGCTTTTCGGCTGTCTTATCTCGAATCGGTGAAAAGAAACCACATTTATCTGGTAAAGGACAATTAGTAAAATTATCTGAAACTGATGATATGAAAGATGCGTTAAAAGAAGATAACTCACCAATTGATGTTAAATTGATGGGTGCTGGCGTTTTAACAGCCTGTACATTATTCATTACAGGTGGCTTGTTACAATACTTTACTGGATTTCCTGGACCAGTTCTAATGATTTTAGTTGCCGCGTTACTTAAATATATTAATATTGTTCCTGAAGAAACACAACGTGGATCAAAACAACTTTATAAATTTATTTCTGGAAACTTTACCTTCCCATTAATGGCGGGTCTTGGTATGCTTTATATTCCATTAAAAGATGTCGTTGGCATGTTAAATGCCCCTTACTTTATCGTTGTTATTAGTGTGGTTTTCACAGTTACAATGACTGGTTTCGTTGTTTCTCGTTTTATGAATATGTACCCAATTGAAGCGGCAATTATTTCATCTTGTCAAAGTGGTATGGGTGGTACTGGTGACGTAGCGATTTTAAGTACAACAAATCGAATGAACCTAATGCCTTTTGCCCAAGTTGCAACACGTTTAGGTGGAGCAATTACAGTTTTATCAATGACTGCACTTTTAAAATTTATCTTTATTTAA
- a CDS encoding Spo0B domain-containing protein: MKKKVRLWVILSSVLMLTMLFVITISYILLTKHTVSEVKKRQEQQLVALGHNLSLEPLVIDSLEQNTYSEELQKYTLKVSTIHKLDFIVVFDMDGIRLTHPNSDKIGKHFEGNDEGNALKGEETISISSGTLGETLRVFVPVFYKEKQIGVVSLGRKTTSLTEQIDETKRAYTFFVSLSLVICIFVGSLTAYFLKKQLLDLEPSELARLFEEREAMLTETNDAIIVINLNNQVLLMNKQAGYFVNGDILNKSTVVGQDISQFITEWQRVNLIDKKEQLYQQDGIDYLLSVAPIKVKKQHIGYILFFKNISELTLISEKLDRTREYALALQNQSHEFMNILHVIYGLVDLEAYEELTKYLADILTPDEEFEKRVSILVGNPNIAALLITERNKFVAKKIDLVVDILPESVTGFNQKQEDDFISIYSYINNSLLTLSLPKTIEQRISYRERQISLYYECSLDMEAYQLLQQKTATTYFKHLVRKTTSQYQMTQSNDGWVQIECVIGDDGGTHD; the protein is encoded by the coding sequence ATGAAAAAGAAAGTTAGATTATGGGTCATTTTATCAAGTGTATTAATGTTAACGATGTTATTTGTTATTACGATTAGTTACATCCTTTTAACGAAGCATACCGTAAGTGAAGTGAAGAAACGTCAGGAACAGCAACTTGTTGCATTAGGGCACAATCTATCCTTAGAGCCGTTAGTTATCGATAGTTTGGAGCAAAATACTTATTCAGAGGAACTACAAAAATATACCCTTAAGGTATCGACTATTCACAAGCTAGATTTTATTGTAGTCTTTGATATGGATGGCATTCGGTTAACGCATCCAAATAGTGATAAAATTGGTAAGCATTTTGAAGGTAACGATGAAGGAAATGCTCTAAAGGGAGAGGAAACGATTTCGATTAGTTCTGGGACATTAGGCGAAACCCTTAGAGTTTTTGTTCCCGTATTTTATAAAGAAAAACAAATTGGTGTTGTATCACTGGGACGTAAGACAACAAGTTTAACCGAGCAAATTGATGAAACAAAAAGAGCGTATACGTTCTTTGTTAGTCTATCATTAGTGATTTGTATTTTTGTGGGTAGTTTAACGGCTTATTTTTTAAAAAAGCAACTACTCGATTTAGAACCTAGTGAGCTAGCACGTTTATTTGAAGAACGAGAAGCAATGTTAACAGAGACTAATGATGCGATTATCGTGATTAACTTAAATAATCAGGTTTTATTAATGAATAAGCAAGCCGGCTATTTTGTTAATGGAGATATTTTAAATAAATCAACAGTGGTTGGACAAGATATCAGTCAGTTTATCACAGAGTGGCAACGAGTCAATTTAATCGATAAAAAAGAGCAACTCTATCAACAAGATGGCATCGATTATTTACTCTCAGTTGCACCGATCAAAGTGAAGAAACAACATATCGGCTATATCTTATTTTTTAAAAATATTTCGGAGTTAACGTTGATTTCTGAAAAGCTCGATCGGACACGTGAATACGCTTTAGCACTACAAAATCAATCACATGAATTTATGAATATTCTACATGTTATCTATGGACTAGTTGACTTAGAAGCTTACGAAGAACTAACGAAATACCTTGCTGATATTTTGACACCGGATGAAGAATTTGAAAAACGTGTCTCAATCTTAGTGGGAAATCCAAACATTGCAGCATTATTAATTACCGAACGCAATAAATTTGTCGCTAAAAAAATTGACTTAGTCGTCGATATTTTACCAGAATCTGTGACGGGATTTAATCAAAAACAAGAAGATGATTTTATTAGTATTTACAGTTATATCAATAATAGCTTATTGACATTATCACTCCCAAAAACGATTGAACAACGAATTAGTTATCGTGAACGGCAAATTAGTTTATACTATGAGTGTTCGTTAGATATGGAAGCCTACCAGCTATTACAACAAAAAACCGCGACAACTTATTTTAAGCATTTAGTAAGAAAGACAACAAGTCAGTACCAGATGACACAATCTAATGATGGTTGGGTGCAAATAGAGTGTGTGATAGGGGACGATGGAGGGACACATGACTAA
- a CDS encoding NAD(P)-dependent malic enzyme: MDVKELALKQAREHGGKLAVTPTVEINNKVDLSIAYTPGVAAVSSAIHENKELAKVLTTKKNTVAVISDGSAVLGLGNIGPEAAMPVMEGKAALFKKFANIDSVPVVLATQDTEEIIAVCKAIAPTYGGINLEDISAPRCFEIERRLIDELDIPVFHDDQHGTAIVVLAALFNSLKLTGKKIEDIHVVINGGGSAGLSVARKFLAAGVQHIKVVDLKGIINEETPDLAPHHADIAKVTNREHQSGTLEDALVGADVFVGVSAPNVLQKEWIKTMAEKPIIFAMANPTPEIFPDEAIEGGAYIVGTGRSDFPNQINNVLAFPGIFRGALDSGAKKITIEMQIAAARGIASLISDADLSPTNIIPDAFEEGVARVVADSVANTVDSHD; this comes from the coding sequence ATGGACGTAAAAGAATTAGCCTTAAAACAAGCACGTGAACACGGTGGAAAATTAGCTGTTACACCTACAGTAGAAATTAACAATAAAGTGGATTTGAGTATTGCTTATACACCTGGAGTGGCTGCTGTTTCGAGTGCCATCCACGAAAATAAAGAACTAGCAAAAGTCTTAACAACAAAGAAAAATACCGTAGCCGTTATCAGTGATGGTTCTGCTGTTTTAGGTTTAGGTAATATTGGACCAGAGGCTGCTATGCCAGTTATGGAAGGAAAAGCGGCTTTATTCAAAAAATTTGCGAATATTGATTCTGTACCAGTAGTTTTAGCTACACAAGATACAGAAGAAATTATCGCTGTCTGTAAAGCCATTGCACCAACTTATGGCGGAATTAACTTAGAAGATATTAGTGCCCCACGTTGTTTTGAAATCGAACGTCGTTTAATTGACGAACTAGATATCCCAGTGTTTCATGATGATCAACACGGTACCGCTATCGTTGTTTTAGCAGCATTATTCAATAGCTTAAAATTAACTGGTAAAAAAATTGAAGACATCCACGTTGTCATCAATGGTGGAGGCTCAGCTGGTTTATCGGTTGCGCGTAAATTCTTAGCTGCTGGTGTGCAACATATCAAAGTTGTGGACTTAAAAGGTATTATCAATGAAGAAACACCTGACTTAGCACCACATCATGCCGATATTGCTAAAGTAACAAACCGTGAGCATCAATCAGGAACATTAGAAGATGCTCTAGTTGGAGCAGATGTTTTTGTTGGTGTATCTGCACCAAACGTTTTACAAAAAGAATGGATTAAAACGATGGCTGAAAAACCAATTATCTTTGCAATGGCAAATCCAACACCAGAAATTTTCCCGGATGAAGCAATTGAAGGTGGCGCTTATATCGTCGGAACTGGACGAAGTGACTTCCCTAACCAAATCAATAATGTCTTAGCCTTCCCTGGTATTTTCCGTGGTGCTTTAGATTCAGGCGCTAAAAAAATTACAATTGAGATGCAAATTGCTGCTGCTCGTGGCATTGCTAGTCTGATTTCTGATGCTGACTTATCACCAACGAATATTATTCCTGATGCCTTTGAAGAAGGCGTTGCGCGTGTCGTAGCAGACAGTGTAGCGAATACTGTTGATAGTCACGACTAG
- a CDS encoding SPFH domain-containing protein: MEEKQAFHFNGYMALLILILTFLGGVGLIAYATSQMKILLSLLGFIIVLASLLFLSSITIVAPNQAKVILFFGKYIGTIKDNGLFITVPLVRKIDISLKVRNFNSAVLKVNDFDGNPVEISAVIVFRVVDTAKAMFGVDNYRDFVEIQSETAIRHIASQYPYDTFEDDDISLRGNTTEVSEELAKELEERLAVAGVEVIDTRLNHLAYATEIASAMLQRQQARAILSARQTIVQGAVSMTQMALEQIEEGQDIRFTDDRKLQIINNLLVSIITEKGTQPVINTGDVRD, from the coding sequence TTGGAAGAAAAACAAGCATTTCATTTTAATGGCTATATGGCGTTATTGATTTTGATTTTAACTTTTTTAGGTGGTGTCGGTTTGATTGCTTATGCTACGAGTCAAATGAAGATTTTATTAAGCCTATTAGGTTTTATTATTGTCCTTGCTTCACTACTATTTTTGAGTTCAATTACAATCGTAGCACCCAATCAAGCAAAAGTAATTCTATTTTTTGGTAAATATATCGGAACGATTAAAGATAATGGTTTATTCATAACGGTTCCCTTAGTTCGTAAAATAGACATCTCACTAAAAGTACGTAATTTTAATAGTGCAGTTTTGAAAGTGAACGATTTTGATGGAAATCCTGTAGAAATTTCGGCAGTCATTGTTTTTCGTGTTGTTGATACAGCTAAGGCAATGTTTGGTGTTGATAATTACCGCGACTTTGTGGAAATTCAAAGTGAAACCGCAATTCGTCACATTGCGTCACAATATCCGTATGATACCTTTGAAGACGATGATATTTCGCTGCGCGGTAATACAACCGAAGTTTCTGAAGAGTTAGCTAAAGAATTAGAAGAGCGGTTAGCAGTGGCTGGTGTTGAAGTGATTGATACTCGGCTGAATCATTTAGCATATGCAACAGAAATTGCTAGTGCGATGTTACAACGTCAACAAGCACGCGCTATTTTATCAGCTCGACAAACCATTGTTCAAGGTGCTGTTTCGATGACACAAATGGCTCTCGAACAAATTGAAGAAGGACAAGATATTCGCTTTACCGATGACCGTAAATTACAGATTATTAATAATTTATTGGTATCAATTATTACTGAAAAAGGGACTCAACCGGTCATTAATACTGGTGACGTTCGTGATTAA
- a CDS encoding GNAT family N-acetyltransferase — MKEFSHPTFPTIKIRLLTEKNDFTTLKKFLLETKDYFTDYQDSEPTDEQISTFFNQLPPKTALYQKNVYGIFDQETMIGLIDWVIDYPEETQSIIGLFALRADYRGIGLAQPLYEALEQMAKETGSKLLVLGCLEDNTHALNFWKKQQFTDVKLIESAYGPEWVLKKEL, encoded by the coding sequence ATGAAAGAATTCTCTCATCCAACGTTTCCAACGATTAAAATTCGTTTATTAACTGAAAAAAATGATTTTACCACGCTAAAAAAATTCTTACTTGAAACCAAAGACTACTTTACTGATTATCAAGACAGTGAGCCAACTGATGAACAAATTTCAACTTTCTTTAACCAATTACCCCCTAAGACAGCTTTATACCAAAAAAATGTCTATGGAATTTTTGATCAAGAGACAATGATTGGGTTGATTGACTGGGTGATTGATTATCCAGAAGAAACACAATCGATTATCGGTCTATTTGCCTTACGCGCTGATTATCGAGGAATTGGTTTAGCGCAACCATTATACGAAGCTTTAGAACAAATGGCCAAAGAAACAGGCAGTAAACTTTTAGTTTTAGGCTGTCTAGAAGACAATACACATGCGTTAAATTTTTGGAAAAAGCAACAATTTACTGATGTCAAATTAATTGAATCTGCCTATGGACCAGAATGGGTATTAAAAAAAGAATTATAA
- the dhaK gene encoding dihydroxyacetone kinase subunit DhaK has protein sequence MKKIINQPENVLDEMLNGLTYAYSDLVERVPGTNVIAKRAISEYKVGLVSGGGSGHEPAHAGFVGKGMLSAAVCGEVFTSPTPDQVLEGIKAADSGSGVFLIIKNYSGDVMNFEMAKDLAEMEDIAVDYVIVDDDIAVEDSTYTAGRRGVAGTVLVHKILGAASDMGQSLSEIKALADKLVSNIKTLGVALSGATVPAVGRPGFVLADDEIEFGVGIHGEPGYRKEKLQPSKELTMEIVMKLKDEFKWQTGDKFGVLVNGLGSTPLMEQFIFMNDVKELLAEEGLTIEFKKVGDYMTSIDMVGLSLTMIKLEDKWLEALNYPVETIAW, from the coding sequence ATGAAAAAAATCATTAATCAACCAGAAAATGTTCTAGATGAGATGTTAAACGGTTTAACGTATGCCTATAGTGATTTAGTGGAACGAGTGCCAGGTACTAATGTGATTGCCAAACGCGCAATTAGTGAGTATAAAGTTGGATTAGTCAGTGGTGGCGGTAGTGGTCATGAGCCTGCACATGCCGGTTTTGTTGGTAAAGGAATGCTTAGTGCTGCTGTGTGTGGTGAAGTATTTACATCACCAACACCCGATCAAGTTTTAGAAGGTATTAAAGCAGCTGATTCAGGATCCGGTGTCTTCTTAATTATTAAAAATTATTCAGGAGATGTGATGAATTTTGAAATGGCGAAAGATTTAGCTGAGATGGAAGATATTGCAGTAGATTATGTCATTGTTGATGATGATATTGCAGTTGAAGATAGTACCTATACAGCAGGTCGTAGAGGAGTGGCAGGAACAGTATTGGTTCATAAAATTTTGGGTGCAGCAAGCGACATGGGGCAGTCACTTAGTGAGATTAAAGCATTAGCTGATAAATTAGTTTCTAATATTAAAACGCTAGGTGTGGCATTATCAGGTGCTACGGTACCAGCTGTTGGTCGTCCAGGATTTGTCTTAGCTGATGATGAAATTGAATTTGGTGTTGGTATTCATGGGGAACCAGGTTATCGTAAGGAAAAACTTCAACCATCCAAAGAATTAACTATGGAAATTGTGATGAAACTAAAAGATGAGTTTAAATGGCAAACTGGTGATAAGTTTGGTGTTTTAGTGAACGGTTTAGGTAGTACACCGTTAATGGAGCAATTTATTTTTATGAATGATGTCAAAGAGTTGTTAGCAGAAGAAGGCTTAACAATCGAATTCAAAAAAGTAGGGGACTACATGACATCAATTGATATGGTTGGCTTATCCTTAACAATGATTAAACTAGAAGACAAATGGTTAGAAGCATTAAATTATCCAGTTGAAACAATCGCGTGGTAA
- the dhaL gene encoding dihydroxyacetone kinase subunit DhaL, with protein MLNVEKTMQWLALFTEKVADNQTYLSDLDSAIGDGDHGANMARGTKEMLAALNEKQPETVSDVFKLAAMTMISKVGGASGPLYGSAFMGMAKASATTDELTTILSAGVTEIEKRGKATRGEKTMLDVWIPVVEKLETGELVTSDIAELTEATKPMKATKGRASYLGERSVGHLDPGAVSSGYFFEAMLEAGVRK; from the coding sequence ATGTTAAATGTTGAAAAAACGATGCAATGGTTAGCACTCTTCACAGAAAAAGTTGCGGATAATCAAACGTATTTAAGTGATTTAGATAGTGCAATTGGTGACGGGGATCATGGTGCTAATATGGCTCGTGGTACCAAAGAAATGCTAGCAGCATTAAATGAAAAGCAACCAGAGACTGTCAGTGATGTGTTTAAGTTGGCAGCAATGACGATGATTAGTAAAGTCGGTGGCGCGTCTGGTCCATTATATGGATCAGCTTTTATGGGAATGGCTAAAGCTTCCGCAACAACTGATGAATTAACAACTATCTTATCAGCAGGTGTGACAGAGATTGAAAAACGTGGTAAAGCGACACGTGGCGAAAAAACAATGCTGGATGTATGGATTCCAGTGGTTGAAAAGTTAGAAACAGGTGAATTAGTTACTAGCGATATTGCTGAATTAACTGAAGCAACGAAACCAATGAAAGCAACAAAAGGTCGGGCATCATATTTAGGTGAGCGTTCAGTAGGCCATTTAGATCCAGGAGCAGTATCTAGTGGCTACTTTTTTGAAGCAATGCTAGAAGCTGGGGTGAGAAAATAA
- a CDS encoding CynX/NimT family MFS transporter produces the protein MERKITISLLVGIIFVSSMLRAPITSVGPLIGIISQDLELSGGQSGLITTIPLVAFAVVSPIAPKLAKKITSERTILSALIILILGLGIRSIPSIVTLFIGTTIIGCGIAICNVLIPSIIKKEFSQKSGLVTGIFSVSMNLSGAIASGISVPLVESFGFRWNVALSLWAILALVALISWLPQLSRTDRPTVTELRQVKPTIWHSKLAWSVTLFMGIQSFIFYILVAWLPEMLVSQGISAAKAGGMLSLLQFTLLPITFIVPILAEKKANQRGYVLVTFSLFMLGIIGLMNSQSLIITLSIMSIGLAGGMAFSLAMLFFNLRTRDANQAAELSGMAQSVGYLLAAVGPFLFGLLHDQTNSWQLSLYLLIFMTVILLLVGLKASSQEMID, from the coding sequence ATGGAAAGAAAAATAACTATTAGTTTATTAGTTGGTATTATATTTGTTTCAAGTATGTTGCGGGCTCCAATCACTTCTGTTGGACCGTTAATTGGAATTATTAGCCAGGATTTAGAATTGTCAGGTGGGCAATCGGGCTTAATCACAACAATTCCTTTAGTAGCTTTTGCAGTTGTATCACCAATTGCACCAAAGTTAGCTAAAAAAATCACTAGTGAACGAACAATTTTAAGTGCATTAATCATTTTAATATTAGGATTGGGAATTCGCTCAATCCCAAGTATTGTGACATTATTCATTGGTACAACAATCATTGGTTGTGGGATTGCGATTTGTAATGTCCTAATTCCAAGTATTATTAAAAAGGAGTTCAGTCAAAAGAGCGGTTTAGTGACAGGTATTTTTTCCGTTAGTATGAATTTAAGTGGGGCCATTGCATCAGGAATTAGCGTACCATTAGTTGAAAGTTTTGGTTTTCGTTGGAATGTCGCATTATCGTTGTGGGCTATTTTAGCATTGGTAGCCCTTATTAGTTGGTTACCACAATTATCACGTACTGATCGTCCAACGGTAACAGAGTTACGTCAAGTGAAGCCGACGATTTGGCATTCGAAGTTAGCGTGGAGCGTGACTTTATTTATGGGAATACAATCATTTATTTTTTATATCTTAGTTGCTTGGTTACCAGAAATGCTAGTTAGTCAAGGAATTTCTGCGGCGAAAGCAGGAGGTATGCTGTCACTTTTACAATTCACTTTGCTACCAATCACTTTTATTGTCCCCATTTTAGCTGAAAAAAAAGCGAATCAACGTGGCTATGTATTAGTGACTTTTAGTTTATTTATGCTTGGAATTATTGGATTGATGAATTCTCAGTCCTTAATTATTACGTTATCAATTATGAGTATTGGATTGGCTGGAGGTATGGCTTTCAGTTTAGCAATGTTATTTTTCAACTTGAGAACACGAGATGCAAATCAAGCGGCGGAACTTTCTGGTATGGCACAATCAGTTGGTTATTTATTAGCAGCCGTTGGTCCATTCTTATTTGGTTTATTACATGACCAAACGAATAGTTGGCAATTGTCCTTGTATTTATTAATTTTTATGACAGTGATTTTATTGCTTGTTGGTTTAAAAGCCAGTTCGCAAGAAATGATTGATTGA
- a CDS encoding response regulator yields MTKLLIIEDDPMVRFIHKNYLAKIDDTLDVYMASSYTEGLELIDTLAPNLILLDLTLTDGYGLDLLTAIRQKELDTEIILITAEKSAATVKKSRHLGVLDYLVKPFSFERFNESIQLYLTRLSNDQLVPTELTQDHIDHLVRDKQEINQQIEVVDWVQTIPLDKGMSRQTLISIVELLAKQVDWVTIQQLSEASQLSHVSVRKYIQFLETNNHLEREIVYLKVGRPYYLYRLI; encoded by the coding sequence ATGACTAAACTATTAATTATTGAAGACGATCCAATGGTACGTTTTATTCATAAAAATTATCTAGCTAAAATTGATGACACATTAGATGTATACATGGCGTCTAGCTATACCGAAGGCTTAGAATTAATTGACACACTAGCTCCAAATTTGATTTTGCTGGACTTAACATTAACAGACGGATACGGACTAGATTTATTGACAGCTATCCGACAAAAAGAACTAGATACAGAAATTATTTTAATTACAGCTGAGAAAAGTGCGGCTACGGTCAAAAAAAGTCGTCATTTAGGTGTGCTGGATTATCTAGTAAAGCCATTTTCATTTGAACGGTTTAATGAGAGCATCCAACTATATTTGACTCGGTTATCAAACGATCAGCTTGTACCAACTGAATTGACACAAGATCATATTGACCATTTGGTACGTGATAAGCAAGAAATAAATCAGCAAATAGAAGTTGTAGATTGGGTGCAAACTATTCCTTTAGACAAAGGGATGAGTCGCCAAACATTGATTAGTATTGTCGAGTTATTGGCTAAACAAGTTGACTGGGTCACGATTCAACAATTATCTGAAGCCAGTCAGTTATCGCATGTTTCAGTACGAAAGTATATTCAATTTCTAGAAACCAACAATCATCTTGAACGTGAAATTGTCTATTTAAAAGTTGGACGCCCGTACTATTTATATCGCTTAATATAA